AGCGCTACGACGCCTCCCGGGTCGTCATCGACGTTCTCAACAAGAGCATCGTGGAGATCCTCGGCGACCCGCAGTACCGCTTCCTCGGCCGCCCCGGTGGACAGGTCTACCAGCTCGCGCAGGCCGTGCTCGGAAAGCACGTCCACGGCGAGATCGACCCGCATCTCTGGCAGAACGTCCGCAACGTCGAGGCCTATGTCAAGCTCATCCGCGACACCCTCACCGCCAAAGACCCCGGCGGGGCCGCCGGCTACCGGGCGAACACGGAACGGTATCTGATCGAACTCGATCAGACCGACAAGTATGTGCGAGACACGATCGCCCGGATACCGAAGGCGAACCGGTATCTGGTCACGACCCACGACGGATTCGCCTACCTCGCCGAGGCCTACGGTATCCCGGTCGCCGGATTCGTCACCCCCAACCCCGCCACCGACGATGCGGCCCGCGCGAACAAGGACGCGCCGAGCGTGTGGCGTTATCCGGACGAGACGGTGCTGCGGGTTGTGGACGCGGCGAAGCTGACCGTTCCCGCGGGCAGCGCCTACTCCTTCGTCGGCGCGGCCCCCGGCGCCGTCGTCTGGGTGGTGCCGCAGACCCAGAACCCCGATGTGGTCTGGACCGGCTGGAACACTCAGGACCCGACCGTGGTGCAGAGGATCAACCGCGGCGCGACCTTCTCTGTGGACGGTGTGCAAGGCCCCGGCATCCTCACCGTCTACCTGCAGTCCGGCGACTTCGGCGCCCCGCAGGTGCTTTGGGACTCTCGGAAAAGCGGTCCTCAGGACATCTTCGTCGACACCAACACGCACACTCACGCCAACTGGGTGTTCACCAAACCGGGTGTGTACCTGGTCCGGATGACCGCCTCCGCGACCCTCATCGACGGATCGGCGGTCTCCGACACCCAGCTGCTGCGCTTTGCGGTCGGCTCCGGCACCCCCACGAGCGACGCGGCGACGGCGACCTGGACGGGGGCGGCCCCGGAAAGGAGTGCCCGACCCTCCCTCACGGGCTCCGGTTCGGTGCCGCCGGGCAGCGGCGCCGCGGGCGGACAGGGACCGCTCGTGCCGATCCTGATCGTCGCGATCGCGGTCGTCGCGGTGGCCCTGACCATCGGATTCGCGACCGCGACCGTGCGCGGCGGCCAGGCGAAGAAGCGCTTCTTCGCCGACCGCGCTTCTTCGCCGCTGGAATCGGACGAGGGCAGCGGCGCATGACCGCGGCACAGGAAACCCCCGCCCTGTCCGTCGAGCACGTTGCTGTCGAACTCGGCGTGCGCCGCGTGCTCGAAGATGTGAATCTCGCCGCCCGCCGCGGCGAGGTCGTCGGCCTCATCGGCCCCAACGGCGCCGGCAAGACCACTCTGCTGCGCACCGTCCTCGGGCTGCTGCGCCCCGTCGCCGGCCGCGCCCTGGTCGGGGGCCGCCCGGCCAGACCGGGCAGCGCCGAGATCGGCTATGTGCCCCAGTGGCACGAGTTCTCCTGGGAGTATCCGCTCTCGGTCGCCGGCGCCGTCATGACCGGTCTCACCGGCCGGCTGGGCCTGCTCCGCCACCTCGGCGCGAACGAGTGGGAGGCGGTCGCCGACGCCCTCGACCGGGTTCGCATGACCGCCCTCGCCGACCGCCCCGTCGGGCAGCTCTCCGGCGGGCAGCGGCAACGCGTCCTCGTCGCCCGCGCCCTCGCCCTGCGCCCGTCCCTCCTGCTGCTCGACGAGCCGTTCACCGGGCTCGACATGCCCGCTCAGGAGATCCTCGGCGAACTGTTCACCCAGCTCGCCCGGGAGAACCGGGCCGTGCTGATGACCACCCACGACCTCGCTTCCGCCCTCTACCGCTGCGATCGCCTCGCCCTCCTGAACCGCACTGTCATCGCCACCGGCAAGCCCGGCCGAGCTGACCGCGCGCCCGGAGGCCTGGACGGCCGCCTTCGGCGTCGGCCCCGACAGTCCGCTGCTGCGCATCCTGAAAGCCGCGTGAACATGAATCCGTTCGACTTCTTCACCGATCTGTTCCATCCCGGTCTCGCCTTCCTCCCGAAGGCCCTCGCGGTCGCGGTCATCTCGTCCACGGTCTGCGGCATCGTCGGCGTCCATGTCGTGCTGCGCGGTATGGCCTTCATCGGAGACGCCGTCTCCCACGCTGTCTTCCCGGGCCTGGCGATCGCCTTCGCCCTCTCCGGCGACCTCGTCCTCGGCGGGGTGTTCGCCGGCGTCGCCACGGCGGTGCTGGTCGCCGTCTTCTCCCAGAACCGCCGCCTCAACGAGTCCTCGATCATCGGCGTGCTCTTCGTCGCCGCGTTCGCCCTCGGCGTCGTGGTCATCTCCCAGACTCCCGGATACGCCGGGTCTCTCGAACAGTTCCTGTTCGGCTCGATCACCGGCATCCCCGACCGCGACCTCTCTATCGCCGGCATCGTGGGCGTCGCCGTGCTCGCGGCGATGTTCCTGCTGCACAAAGAGTTCGTCGCCATCAGCCTGGACCGAGAGTCCGCACGCGCCCTCGGCGTTCCCGTGTTCTGGCTCGACCTGGCGCTCTACGTGCTGGTCACCCTCGCGGTTGTCATCAGCGTGCAGACCATCGGCAACATCCTCGTCCTCGCCTTGCTGGTCACCCCGGCGGCGACGGCGCGGATGCTCACCGATCGTCTCGGCGTGACGATGTCCCTCTCGCCCGTCATCGGCGGGATCGGCGCGTTCATCGGCCTGTACCTGTCCTGGTCGTGGGACACCCCCACCGGCGGAACCATCGTCCTGGTCCTCACCGCCGCCTTCCTTGTCGCCTGGTTCCTCTCGCCGCGGCAGGGGCTGCTGGGCGAGGCCGTCCGCGGCGCCTAGCGAACGCTGGCCGCCGTCGCACGGGTCCCCGCACGCCACCCGGGCGGCAGTGCGGAGGAAGCCTGAGGGGCTGATCACACCCCTCGTCATCCCCACCGGCGACGGGGCTCGTCCGGAGCGATCCGTGTTGCGCTGGCTGCTGCCCAGCCGCCGGCGGAGACCGTCGAGGGCCGCCGCTCAGAAGTGACGGCGCTCGCCCTCCCTCCCTGGACATCCCCTTTCCCGTTGCTACAGTGGGCAGCACTGACAGCTGCCCGACCGGGCCGATCGAGGAGTGGATCATGAGCGACACCCCGCCGGAAGACAAGCCGGAGCTGGCGACGGAGTCAGCCGAGTCGGCGGCAGCCGAGGCGCACAGCATCGACCCGGAGGTCGCCGCCCCGCCATCGAGGCCGGTCTCCGCCCGCGGGCACCTTAACCGGCCGGCCGCGGGCGCCCCGCCCGCCGAGCCCATCGCCGCGGCTCCGCCCGCCGCCCCCACTGCGGTCGAGCCCGAGCCGGTCGTCCCCAGCGACGAGGAGGTCGCGGCCGCTGTGGCCCGCAACACGCCCGAGTCCGCCGCTGCCGGAAGCGCCACCGTCGACACCGCATCGCCCGCCGAATCGGCCGCTCCGGTCACCGCCGCGGCCGAGGCCGCCAATCGGAACGGTGGTTCCCCGGCCACCGAGGCATACGCCCCGCAGCCGGTCGCGCCGGTCTTCATCCAGCGTCCGGAGGCGCCGAAGAAGAAGAGCAACCGCGGCTTCGGCCTCCTGATCGCCCTCGCCGGGACGGTGGCCTTCGCCGTCCTGTGGGCCGTCGTGGTGGTCCTCGTGGGCTCGCTCATCGCTCCGGGCGACGAGTTCCTCCCCGCGTTGCAGCAGTACTTCACCGGCCAGCTCTCCGGGTGGGCGCCGATCGTGGCGTTCTTCGTCGGGATGGCCGTCCTCATCCAGATCGTGAACCGCGCCCGCTGGTGGGGCTACATCCTGGGCGGGCTCGTGGTCGCGGTCTTCGTCTACTTCGTCTACATCGGCGCGGGTCTGATCGACGCCCACTACTGGCAGCGCACGCCCGACGAGTTCCAGGTCCTGCTGCGCAGCGCCTGGGTGAACCCGTTCGCCGTCCTCTCCGCTGTGCTCGCACGCGAGGTCTCGGTCTGGACGGGCGCCTGGCTCGCCGCCCGCAGTCGCCGGCTCAAAGCGCGCAACGCCGAGGCGCAGGCTGACTACGAGCAGCAGCTGGTAGACGCTCAGAACCAGGCCGTCGCCGCGTACGCGCAGCAGAGCTACTGAGCCCGGAGGCTCCGTGCGTGATGAGCGCGCCTACGCGACCGTCGTGGCGTGCTTCGCGGCCGGGCTCTACCTTGCGCTGTTGGTGGCGGGATTCGGCCTGATCTCCCTGGCGACGAACACCGAGGTGATCGCGGATTCGCGCGCCGGCCCGCTGATCGGCCCGGCGATGACCGGCGCGGCGGTCGCGCTGCTGCTGATCCTCCTCATCCTGTTCGGGCGCCGGGCGGCGGGGGAGCGCCAGCGCGTCGCTCCGGGTCTCGCGTTCGGCGCGGCCGCGGCCTGCTACCTCGTCTTCGCCGCCGCCGGGGGAGTGGCCGGCATCGCGGGCGATCCGGGCCAGCCGTTCCACTACGTCCTGTTCGCCGTGGCTCAACTCGGCAGCGTCTACGCGATCGTCGCCGGCCTTCTCGGCTTCGTCGTCGCTCTGCTCTACCAGCTTGTGCTGGTCGGCCGCTTCCGCCAGCGCGGCCGCCCGCGCTGGCCGTGGGAGGACGGCGACGAGGAATGACGGGCGGGGCGTCCCCGCCGCTCCGTTCGTCGGGCGGTTCTGACGGCCGCAGGCTAACAGAGGATTTTTCGGCGATATTCTTGCGAATCTCCTCCCTTTCGCGACATCCGCCCCTTCCCCTTCCCGAATCTCCTCCCTTTCTGTCGCCGGTCGGAAACGGAGCAGAAGATGGCTGGTGAACGGGGCAAGAGCAGGAAACGGAGGAGGACGCGGGAACTGGTGGCTGGTTCTCCTCCGTCTCCGACAGGGCGAGCCGTATCGAGAGGGCGAGCCGTATCGAGAGGGCGGACGGGACACCGCACTCTTCGCAACCTCGGGGGCAGCTAACAGGCGATCATTTGACCAGCTTTTGCACGGACGATAGTATTTATCGGGTGTGCGCTCTGTCGCGCGCTCGTCTTGTGGTCACCGACCGGCTCGGTCCGGGCCCGGGATGAGCGGGCCGGCACGTATTCATCCGATGGGCTGGGAGACCGCACGGGAACCCGCCCCCACGGCATATCGGCAGCTCGCCGATCACCCCACGACCAGAGGCGCCGCGAGGCGCGGCTGGGCCGCGGGAAAGCAACAACTGTCACCGTGCAGTCCTCAGAGGAGAAGTTCAGTGCCAACTATTCAGCAGTTGGTCCGCAAGGGCCGGACGCCGAAGGTCACCAAGACCAAGGCTCCCGCCCTGAAGGCCAACCCCCAGCAGCGCGGCGTCTGCACCCGCGTCTACACCACCACCCCCAAGAAGCCGAACTCGGCGCTCCGCAAGGTCGCGCGTGTCAAGCTCTCGAACGGGACCGAGGTCACCGCTTACATCCCCGGCGAGGGTCACAACCTGCAGGAGCACTCAATGGTGCTCGTCCGTGGCGGGCGTGTGAAGGACCTCCCGGGCGTCCGCTACAAGATCGTTCGCGGCGCGCTGGACACCCAGGCCGTCAAGAACCGCAAGCAGGCTCGCAGCCGCTACGGCGCGAAGATGGAGAAGAAGTAATGCCTCGCAAGGGTCCCGCTCCGAAGCGCCCCGTCGTCGCCGACCCGGTCTACGGTTCGCCGGTCGTCAGCCAGCTCGTCAACAAGATCCTCCTCGACGGCAAGAAGGGCCTCGCCGAGCGCATCGTCTACGATGCGCTCGAAGGCGTCTCCTCCAAGTCGGGCAACGATGCCGTCGCCACGCTCAAGAAGGCGCTGGACAACATCCGCCCGACCCTCGAGGTCCGCAGCCGCCGCGTCGGCGGCTCGACCTACCAGGTGCCGGTCGAGGTCAAGCCGCACCGTGCCAACACCCTCGCGCTGCGCTGGCTCACCAGCTACGCCAAGGGCCGTCGCGAGAAGACGATGACCGAACGCCTCGCCAACGAGATCCTGGACGCCTCCAACGGCCTCGGCGCGGCTGTGAAGCGCCGGGAGGACACTCACAAGATGGCCGAGTCGAACAAGGCCTTCGCTCACTACCGCTGGTAGCGATTCCGCTCGCCCGGGCGGCGCGCTCGTCAGAAGCGCACCGCCCGGACCGCGCCCCTTCCACTTTCTATCTTTCGGAGGAACCCTGTGGCACAGGACGTGCTCACCGACCTGCATAAGGTCCGTAACATCGGCATCATGGCCCACATCGACGCTGGCAAGACCACCACGACCGAGCGCATCCTGTTCTACACGGGCGTCAATCACAAGCTGGGCGAGACGCACGACGGCGCTTCGACCACCGACTGGATGGAGCAGGAGAAGGAGCGCGGCATCACCATCACGTCCGCGGCCGTCACCTGTTTCTGGAACAAGAACCAGATCAACATCATCGACACCCCGGGCCACGTCGACTTCACCGTCGAGGTGGAGCGTTCGCTGCGCGTCCTCGACGGCGCCGTCGCCGTCTTCGACGCCAAGGAGGGTGTCGAGCCCCAGTCCGAGACCGTGTGGCGTCAGGCCGACAAGTACGTCGTCCCCCGCATCTGCTTCGTCAACAAGATGGACAAGCTGGGCGCCGACTTCTACTTCACGGTCGACACCATCGTCTCGCGTCTCGGCGCGAAGCCGTTGGTGATGCAGCTGCCGATCGGTTCCGAGTCCGACTTCATCGGTGTCGTGGACCTCATCGAGATGCGCGCGCTGGTCTGGCCGGGCGACGCCAAGGGCGATGTGACCATGGGCGCCAAGTACGAGGTCCAGGAGATCCCCGCAGACCTCAAAGAGAAGGCCGACGAGTACCGCGCCAAGCTCGTCGAGACCGTCGCCGAGAGCGACGACGCGCTGCTGGAGAAGTTCTTCGGCGGCGAGGAGATCACCGTTCCGGAGATCAAGGCGGCCATCCGCAAGCTCACCGTGAACAACGAGATCTACCCGGTGCTCTGCGGCTCGGCGTTCAAGAACCGCGGTGTGCAGCCCATGCTCGACGCGGTCATCGACTACCTGCCCTCTCCGCTCGACGTTCCCGCCATCGAGGCGCACGACCCGCGCGACGAGGAGAAAGTCATCCTGCGTCACGCCGACGCCACCGAGCCCTTCTCGGCGCTGGCCTTCAAGGTCGCCGTCCACCCCTTCTTCGGCCGTCTCACGTACGTCCGCATCTACTCGGGCCGCGTCGAGTCGGGCGCCCAGGTCATCAACTCGACCAAGGGCCGCAAGGAGCGCATCGGCAAGATCTTCCAGATGCACGCCAACAAGGAGAACCCGGTCGACTACGTCACCGCGGGCAACATCTACGCGGTGATCGGCCTGAAGGACACCACCACCGGCGACACCCTGTGCGACCCGGCCAACGAGGTGGTCCTCGAGTCCATGACCTTCCCCGAGCCGGTGATCGAGGTCGCCATCGAGCCGAAGACCAAGGCCGACCAGGAGAAGCTCGGGACGGCCATCCAGAAGCTCGCCGAAGAGGACCCGACGTTCCGCACCGAGCAGAACCAGGAGACCGGTCAGACGGTCATCAAGGGCATGGGCGAGCTGCACCTCGACATCCTCGTGGACCGCATGAAGCGCGAGTTCAACGTCGAGGCCAACGTCGGCAAGCCGCAGGTGGCCTACCGCGAGACCCTCCGCCGCACGGTCGAGAAGCACGACTACACCCACAAGAAGCAGACCGGTGGCTCCGGTCAGTTCGCGAAGGTGCAGATCACCCTGGAACCGCTCGAGGTCACTCCGGAGACCTCGTACGAGTTCGTGAACGCCGTGACCGGTGGCCGCGTTCCCCGCGAGTACATCCCCTCGGTCGACGCGGGCATCCAGGACGCGATGCAGATCGGCGTCCTCGCCGGCTTCCCGACGGTGGGCGTCAAGGCGACGCTCGTCGACGGTGCCTCGCACGACGTCGACTCTTCGGAGATGGCGTTCAAGATCGCGGGCTCGATGGCCTACAAGGAGGCCGCCCGCAAGGCGAACCCGGTGCTGCTGGAGCCGCTCATGGCGGTCGAGGTGCGCACCCCCGAGGAGTACATGGGCGACGTCATCGGCGACCTGAACTCGCGTCGCGGGCAGATCCAGTCGATGGAGGACGCCAGCGGTGTGAAGGTCGTCAAGGCGAACGTCCCGCTGTCCGAGATGTTCGGCTACATCGGCGACCTGCGTTCCAAGACCTCGGGCCGGGCGGTGTACTCGATGCAGTTCGACAGCTACGCAGAAGTCCCGAAGGCCGTCGCCGACGAGATCGTCCAGAAGAGCAAGGGCGAGTGACTCCGGTCGCTCGCGAACGCGTCGTTCTGACACCCGGGCAACATCCCGTAACGTAACATAAGAAACCAATCCGTAGATCCGCCGTTCGAAGTCGTTTCGAACGGGGGCGCTACACGAGAGTCCTGAGGAGGACCCACAGTGGCTAAGGCCAAGTTCGAGCGGACTAAGCCGCACGTCAACATCGGAACCATCGGTCACGTCGACCACGGCAAGACGACGCTCACCGCGGCGATCTCCAAGGTGCTTGCGGACAAGTACCCGTCGGCGACCAACGTTCAGCGCGACTTCGCGTCGATCGACTCGGCTCCGGAAGAGCGTCAGCGTGGTATCACGATCAACATCTCGCACGTCGAGTACGAGACGCCGAAGCGCCACTACGCGCACGTTGACGCCCCGGGCCACGCCGACTACATCAAGAACATGATCACCGGCGCCGCTCAGATGGACGGCGCGATCCTCGTGGTCGCCGCCACCGACGGCCCGATGGCTCAGACCCGCGAGCACGTCCTGCTCGCCAAGCAGGTCGGCGTGCCGTACCTGCTCGTCGCGCTGAACAAGTCCGACATGGTGGACGACGAGGAGATCCTGGAGCTCGTCGAGCTCGAGGTCCGCGAGCTGCTCTCCAGCCAGGACTTCCCCGGCGACGACGCTCCGGTCGTCCGCGTCTCGGGCCTCAAGGCTCTTGAGGGCGACGAGAAGTGGGTGCAGTCGGTCCTCGACCTCATGGAGGCCGTCGACGCGTCCATCCCGGACCCGGTTCGCGACAAGGACAAGCCGTTCCTGATGCCGGTCGAGGACGTCTTCACGATCACCGGTCGTGGAACCGTCGTCACGGGCCGCGCCGAGCGCGGCACCCTGGCCATCAACTCCGAGGTCGAGATCGTCGGCATCCGCGCGACGCAGAAGACCACGGTCACCGGCATCGAGATGTTCCACAAGCAGCTCGACGAAGCCTGGGCCGGCGAGAACTGTGGTCTGCTCCTCCGCGGCACCAAGCGGGAGGACGTCGAGCGCGGTCAGGTCGTCGTGAAGCCGGGTTCGGTCACGCCGCACACCAACTTCGAGGGCACCGCGTACATCCTCTCGAAGGAGGAGGGCGGCCGTCACAACCCCTTCTACACGAACTACCGTCCGCAGTTCTACTTCCGCACCACTGACGTCACCGGCGTCATCTCGTTGCCCGAGGGCACCGAGATGGTCATGCCCGGCGACACCACCGACATGTCGGTCGAGCTGATCCAGCCGATCGCCATGGAGGAGGGCCTCGGCTTCGCCATCCGTGAGGGTGGCCGCACCGTGGGCGCTGGAACGGTGACGAAGATCCTCAAATAGTCGTCTCAGACCGCTCGGAGAAGGGCCGGACCGAAAGGGTCCGGCCCTTTTTCGTCGCACTTCTGACCACCCCCATTGGGGGCACTTGTCTCGCTGGATAGGTTCCGAGGGTTGGCCTGAGTCAGGGAGTGTGGTCGTGCGCGGTCGTCGGAGTCTGTCAGCGGTTCTGGGAGGCGCGGTGGTCGCTGTTGCGGCGTTCGTCCCGCAGTCGGCCTCGGCCTCCACCGGTCAGTCTGTCACCGACCTGTCCAGCGCCTCGGCGGAGGAACTGGTCGCCTCACTGGTGGGGCCGGGCGTGACCGTCTCCAACGCGACCGTCACCGGGTCACAGCGCCGCCGCCGGCCTCTTCGGCGGGATGGGTGCGGGCGCTCGGGCTGGAGGCCGGCGTCGCCCTCGGCACCGGCAGGGTCAAGGACGGCGTTCTCGGTCCCCACGGCGCCTCGAAGGCCAGCACCGACCTCCGCCAACCCGGCGACGACGATCTCTCGGCCCTTCTGGGCGGGCACACTCGCCTCTTTGACGCGGCGGTGCTCGAGTTCGACTTCGTGCCGCGGTCGTCCTCGCTCTCGATCGACTATGTCTTCGGGTCGATGGAGTACCCGAGGTTCGTCGGTCCCAAGTACACGGTCAACGACGTCTTCGGCTTCTTCGTGAACGGCAAGAACTGCGCCACCGTCGGCGGTCGGGTCGGGCTGTCTCGATCAAAACGGTGAACGCCGGCGTCAACCCCGAGCATTTCGTGGACAACGCGACCGGAGCGCGAGCCGGAGATGAGCGCCCCTGTCCTGCGCGAGCGGCACTACACGGCGGTCGCGGGCGCGGACACCGTGATCGAACTCGTTCCCCTGGACGGGGTGGGCGTCCCGGCCACGGCGGCTGCGACCCGGCAAGCGCTCAGCGACGTCGCCGCGCCCGTCAGCTACGCGGTCACCACCGCTCCGGAGCATGGAGCCCTGAGCGGTGACGGTGCGTTCCGGACCTACCGCGCGGCCGCCGATTTCGCCGGCGTCGACACCTTCCAGTACACCTCGTCGCGGGACGGCGTCACCAGCGGCCCCGCGACCGTGACCCTCGAGGTCGCCGCCCGTCCGGTTCCGCCCGTGCAGTCGCGCAGTGTCCCTGTCTTTCCGCCCGCGCCGGTGCGCATCGGCGACGGGCCCGGCACTCGGCGCTTGGCGGACACCGGAGCCGATCCCGGAACGACCGCTGCCATCGGGATGCTCGCGCTGTCCGCCGGTGTGGCCGCCCTCAGTGTGACAGCGCTGCGTCGCCGCGCTCGTTCCTGATCCCTGCCCGGGCCTTTACCTCAGCGCTCGCCCGGGCGCAGAATGGTCCTACCGATTCAACCGAACGGGTCCGTCGGCGAAGGGAACGCCTATGATAAGCCAGCGCCTCGCAAACCAGACCACACCGCTGACCAGATCCCGGGCGAAGAGTTCGGAGCGTGAGCGGTCTTGAAACGATCTGAGTGACGGCGCGAGGCGTCACTCGAGCGGGGCCGGTGGCACAGCCGGTCCCGCTTCTGATTGCGCTCCGAAGCGTTTCCTCACAGCGTTCCGGCCGGGTGTTCTCCGCCGCTGCGTCTTCTCCCGAC
This genomic window from Leifsonia xyli subsp. cynodontis DSM 46306 contains:
- a CDS encoding metal ABC transporter solute-binding protein, Zn/Mn family codes for the protein MLGKHVHGEIDPHLWQNVRNVEAYVKLIRDTLTAKDPGGAAGYRANTERYLIELDQTDKYVRDTIARIPKANRYLVTTHDGFAYLAEAYGIPVAGFVTPNPATDDAARANKDAPSVWRYPDETVLRVVDAAKLTVPAGSAYSFVGAAPGAVVWVVPQTQNPDVVWTGWNTQDPTVVQRINRGATFSVDGVQGPGILTVYLQSGDFGAPQVLWDSRKSGPQDIFVDTNTHTHANWVFTKPGVYLVRMTASATLIDGSAVSDTQLLRFAVGSGTPTSDAATATWTGAAPERSARPSLTGSGSVPPGSGAAGGQGPLVPILIVAIAVVAVALTIGFATATVRGGQAKKRFFADRASSPLESDEGSGA
- a CDS encoding anchored repeat-type ABC transporter permease subunit is translated as MTAAQETPALSVEHVAVELGVRRVLEDVNLAARRGEVVGLIGPNGAGKTTLLRTVLGLLRPVAGRALVGGRPARPGSAEIGYVPQWHEFSWEYPLSVAGAVMTGLTGRLGLLRHLGANEWEAVADALDRVRMTALADRPVGQLSGGQRQRVLVARALALRPSLLLLDEPFTGLDMPAQEILGELFTQLARENRAVLMTTHDLASALYRCDRLALLNRTVIATGKPGRADRAPGGLDGRLRRRPRQSAAAHPESRVNMNPFDFFTDLFHPGLAFLPKALAVAVISSTVCGIVGVHVVLRGMAFIGDAVSHAVFPGLAIAFALSGDLVLGGVFAGVATAVLVAVFSQNRRLNESSIIGVLFVAAFALGVVVISQTPGYAGSLEQFLFGSITGIPDRDLSIAGIVGVAVLAAMFLLHKEFVAISLDRESARALGVPVFWLDLALYVLVTLAVVISVQTIGNILVLALLVTPAATARMLTDRLGVTMSLSPVIGGIGAFIGLYLSWSWDTPTGGTIVLVLTAAFLVAWFLSPRQGLLGEAVRGA
- a CDS encoding DUF6121 family protein, which gives rise to MRDERAYATVVACFAAGLYLALLVAGFGLISLATNTEVIADSRAGPLIGPAMTGAAVALLLILLILFGRRAAGERQRVAPGLAFGAAAACYLVFAAAGGVAGIAGDPGQPFHYVLFAVAQLGSVYAIVAGLLGFVVALLYQLVLVGRFRQRGRPRWPWEDGDEE
- the rpsL gene encoding 30S ribosomal protein S12 gives rise to the protein MPTIQQLVRKGRTPKVTKTKAPALKANPQQRGVCTRVYTTTPKKPNSALRKVARVKLSNGTEVTAYIPGEGHNLQEHSMVLVRGGRVKDLPGVRYKIVRGALDTQAVKNRKQARSRYGAKMEKK
- the rpsG gene encoding 30S ribosomal protein S7 — protein: MPRKGPAPKRPVVADPVYGSPVVSQLVNKILLDGKKGLAERIVYDALEGVSSKSGNDAVATLKKALDNIRPTLEVRSRRVGGSTYQVPVEVKPHRANTLALRWLTSYAKGRREKTMTERLANEILDASNGLGAAVKRREDTHKMAESNKAFAHYRW
- the fusA gene encoding elongation factor G: MAQDVLTDLHKVRNIGIMAHIDAGKTTTTERILFYTGVNHKLGETHDGASTTDWMEQEKERGITITSAAVTCFWNKNQINIIDTPGHVDFTVEVERSLRVLDGAVAVFDAKEGVEPQSETVWRQADKYVVPRICFVNKMDKLGADFYFTVDTIVSRLGAKPLVMQLPIGSESDFIGVVDLIEMRALVWPGDAKGDVTMGAKYEVQEIPADLKEKADEYRAKLVETVAESDDALLEKFFGGEEITVPEIKAAIRKLTVNNEIYPVLCGSAFKNRGVQPMLDAVIDYLPSPLDVPAIEAHDPRDEEKVILRHADATEPFSALAFKVAVHPFFGRLTYVRIYSGRVESGAQVINSTKGRKERIGKIFQMHANKENPVDYVTAGNIYAVIGLKDTTTGDTLCDPANEVVLESMTFPEPVIEVAIEPKTKADQEKLGTAIQKLAEEDPTFRTEQNQETGQTVIKGMGELHLDILVDRMKREFNVEANVGKPQVAYRETLRRTVEKHDYTHKKQTGGSGQFAKVQITLEPLEVTPETSYEFVNAVTGGRVPREYIPSVDAGIQDAMQIGVLAGFPTVGVKATLVDGASHDVDSSEMAFKIAGSMAYKEAARKANPVLLEPLMAVEVRTPEEYMGDVIGDLNSRRGQIQSMEDASGVKVVKANVPLSEMFGYIGDLRSKTSGRAVYSMQFDSYAEVPKAVADEIVQKSKGE
- the tuf gene encoding elongation factor Tu, with protein sequence MAKAKFERTKPHVNIGTIGHVDHGKTTLTAAISKVLADKYPSATNVQRDFASIDSAPEERQRGITINISHVEYETPKRHYAHVDAPGHADYIKNMITGAAQMDGAILVVAATDGPMAQTREHVLLAKQVGVPYLLVALNKSDMVDDEEILELVELEVRELLSSQDFPGDDAPVVRVSGLKALEGDEKWVQSVLDLMEAVDASIPDPVRDKDKPFLMPVEDVFTITGRGTVVTGRAERGTLAINSEVEIVGIRATQKTTVTGIEMFHKQLDEAWAGENCGLLLRGTKREDVERGQVVVKPGSVTPHTNFEGTAYILSKEEGGRHNPFYTNYRPQFYFRTTDVTGVISLPEGTEMVMPGDTTDMSVELIQPIAMEEGLGFAIREGGRTVGAGTVTKILK
- a CDS encoding choice-of-anchor L domain-containing protein produces the protein MRALGLEAGVALGTGRVKDGVLGPHGASKASTDLRQPGDDDLSALLGGHTRLFDAAVLEFDFVPRSSSLSIDYVFGSMEYPRFVGPKYTVNDVFGFFVNGKNCATVGGRVGLSRSKR
- a CDS encoding Ig-like domain-containing protein; the protein is MSAPVLRERHYTAVAGADTVIELVPLDGVGVPATAAATRQALSDVAAPVSYAVTTAPEHGALSGDGAFRTYRAAADFAGVDTFQYTSSRDGVTSGPATVTLEVAARPVPPVQSRSVPVFPPAPVRIGDGPGTRRLADTGADPGTTAAIGMLALSAGVAALSVTALRRRARS